A single genomic interval of bacterium harbors:
- a CDS encoding tail fiber domain-containing protein, which translates to MKHKPFFCTMHKPFFCTMLLACTINPEPRSNEKYQQFLPTQQDGAKFDTATQAVFSSLDVRCLFNGRNIQTRTLKVINDALFKENITVKDTATVDTLNVCELNVDCQTNLSGPVNISGATAIDTLDVCNLAVTCQADISGPLNVSGDTTLNKLEVCNLDVTCQANISGPLHVSGPTYIWNDLSVGGDLNLSGDLNMIYGSTTENIDICTLTVTCESNLSGPTTITGSTNLFGDLNLSGSTNLSGPFNVSGPTNITGGLTLDTLDVCTLNVECAANISGPMSVSGPVNFSGPVNVTGTSQFYGTTNLTTTNNDPNSFINISGPTNLTGTTNLFGDLNLSGSTNLSGPFNVSGATSISGALNVSGPTNMTGGLTLDTLDVCTLNVNCQTNLSGPLNVTGNTTMTGDVNVSGPVSVTGTSQFYGTTNFTTKNSDPNSFINISGPTNITGSTNLFGNLNLSGSTNLSGPFNVSGPTNMTGGLTLDTLDVCTLNVNCAANLSGPLNVAGNTTMTGNVNVSGPVSVTGTSQFYGTTNLTTTNSDPNSFINISGPTNLTGTTNLFGDLNLFGATSISGALNISGPTNMTGGLTLDTLDICTLNVNCAANISGPISVSGGMTTDTLDICSLNVNCKLNVSGPVNVTGDTVVAGGMLVGGYAKFNNPITAPGLTNPTDPVDIITPSVQVPGTGTTPGSIAVNGGTVPAGGGIGLGGGAGIGIAGGGGLGIAGGAGIGLGGGAGLSIGGGGGIGIGGGGGLSINGPGGITVQNGDLLLENGNANVGNNLNVTGTANFACDVYVGCNLYMNSSNGLGTIGYLYKNFTTPFLHDTGFGNNNLFLGQDAGAIVGNVSVDNIGIGTSSLNQNIAGFDNTGIGVNSLKNTTTNSSNVAVGNNSLSNLTNGDRNLAFGEGAGENLVTGSWNIFVGNVGNATDDGFIRIGNINNTKNFQSGILGSTGALTNTALVSIDSNWQLGTGIIYNDINLANTSATSGALLKEGMLFLHNYGTENTFLGQDAGNRSLIGDFNTAVGSSSLQSLTNGSSNIAVGSFSLQSNTSGNSNIAVGQAALQNNTSGSNNIAIGYDAGVSITSEIYNLLIGSKGTAGDLYTIRIGDPVVHARNFQAGIRDVSALNTDTTLVSIDSNGQLGTGIIFNNINLANTTSTSGALLKNGTLWLHNYGNCNTFLGLAAGNLTLTGTDNTGIGCESLQSLTTADFNTALGAFSLQNATSGEANTAVGSFALQNMTTGNDNVSVGYAALSNVTSGSENIAIGREAGLSITNGINNILIGSKGNIGDLYTIRIGEPIVHARNFQAGIRGVFPLNPDTSVVSIDSDGQLGTGIIFNDINLTNTTDTKGAILKNGTLWLHNYGNCNTFLGLAAGNLTLTGTDNTGIGCESLQSLTTADFNTALGAFSLQNTTSGEANTAVGSFALQNVKTGNDNVSVGYAALSSLISGSENIAIGREALLNATGGATANMAIGYQALSNTTTDSFNLSIGNNSLSNLVTGSSNIVLGNSAGTSLITGSQNILIANAGIPTESNTIRIGTLANQTKNFQAGIRGSAGALTNTAAVSIDSNGQLGTGIIYNDINLANTASTSGAILKNGSLFLHDTGPANTFLGQNAGNRAVSGAMNTAIGGESGKSLTTGSANTFAGYLAGVNVTVGNENCVMGEASLFSATTASQNTVIGTSAGISLSTGLNNILIGYNAGSNITTGSNNIYMGIVGGVAAESNTIRIGTLATQTKNLQAGIRGATGALTNTKVVSIDSNGQLSDGIIYNDINLANTTSASGAILKNGTLWLHEFGLDNTFLGANAGNRTITGDRNTGLGALSGTTLTSGSANTLIGSKAGQDLTSGTQNVALGVSALRSNTNGNDNIAIGYQSSYSLDGANKNTIIGNLAGFNLSTGSNNTAVGYNAGNALSTGSNNTAVGYNAGNALSTGSSNSIFGQQAGSNLTTGTSNTILGVSAGSALVSGSNDILIGNVGVAAESNTIRIGNTSHTGGNFQAGIYNKTATNTNTAAVSIDSNGQLGTGIIYNDINVANTTSTSGALLKNGTLWLHNTGTNNLFLGLSSGNRTTTGNQNVALGNSTLTNLTTGTNNTIIGHVAGISLTSGTFNSAIGAGALQGATTGTANTTMGYQAGGAISSGSNNTSIGYQSGLHATIGTGNALFGSQAGTAITIGSSNTLLGNLAGSGITTGSANTIIGGNAGTGITTGGNNIIIGFAAGNAGNLANVTNTICIGYNGSNATGNDIFLGDPATHQSTILQGGDVEITNGDLTVGNGTYLNGNVYSTGIFNKHPIVLDAYNVYVRAGDNNALISGTSPSSERFKENITDLSEEHLNQFKKLNPVEFNYKEDEKKRVRFGFIAEKVLEIMPSLVRYDPEGNVEALWYEIMYALLFKWLQQHEKTIHDQQAVIEQQQTTIDALNISLETLALRVAALEKILNIS; encoded by the coding sequence GTGTGCAACTTAGCAGTAACATGTCAAGCAGATATTTCCGGTCCTCTGAATGTCTCTGGAGATACTACACTTAATAAACTAGAAGTTTGTAATCTGGACGTAACTTGCCAAGCAAATATTTCTGGGCCACTACATGTTTCAGGCCCTACATACATCTGGAATGACCTTTCAGTCGGTGGAGATTTAAACCTAAGTGGCGACTTAAATATGATCTATGGATCAACTACTGAAAACATCGATATTTGTACATTAACTGTTACTTGCGAAAGCAACCTTTCTGGACCTACCACTATTACCGGAAGTACGAATCTGTTTGGAGATTTAAATCTTTCTGGATCAACCAATCTGTCTGGACCTTTCAATGTTTCAGGTCCCACAAATATTACTGGTGGCCTGACGCTTGATACGCTCGACGTTTGCACTTTAAATGTTGAATGTGCTGCAAATATCTCTGGCCCAATGAGTGTCTCTGGACCAGTCAATTTTTCTGGACCAGTCAACGTCACAGGGACATCACAATTTTATGGAACCACCAATTTGACTACAACCAATAATGATCCAAACTCATTTATTAATATTTCAGGACCGACAAATCTCACGGGCACCACCAACCTATTTGGCGACCTCAATCTTTCAGGATCAACAAATCTCTCTGGACCTTTCAATGTTTCAGGTGCAACCAGCATCTCTGGCGCATTGAATGTTTCTGGCCCAACCAACATGACTGGTGGTCTGACCCTTGATACCCTTGACGTCTGCACTTTGAATGTAAACTGCCAAACTAATCTTTCTGGACCATTAAATGTTACTGGCAATACCACGATGACTGGTGACGTCAATGTTTCTGGACCGGTCAGCGTCACAGGAACATCGCAATTTTATGGCACCACCAATTTCACAACAAAAAACAGTGATCCAAACTCTTTTATCAACATCTCTGGTCCTACCAATATCACCGGAAGTACCAATCTGTTTGGCAATTTAAATCTTTCTGGATCAACCAATCTATCCGGACCTTTCAATGTTTCTGGCCCAACCAACATGACTGGTGGCCTGACGCTTGATACGCTCGACGTTTGCACTTTGAATGTAAACTGCGCGGCAAACCTTTCTGGTCCATTAAATGTTGCTGGCAATACCACGATGACTGGTAACGTCAATGTTTCTGGGCCAGTCAGCGTCACAGGGACATCACAATTTTATGGAACCACCAATTTGACTACAACAAACAGTGATCCAAACTCATTTATTAATATTTCAGGACCGACAAATCTTACGGGCACCACCAACCTATTTGGCGACCTCAATCTTTTCGGTGCAACCAGCATCTCTGGCGCATTGAATATTTCTGGCCCAACCAACATGACTGGTGGTCTGACGCTTGATACGCTTGACATTTGCACTTTGAATGTAAACTGCGCGGCAAACATTTCTGGTCCAATCAGTGTATCAGGTGGTATGACGACTGACACATTGGATATATGTTCATTAAATGTAAATTGCAAACTGAATGTTTCAGGACCAGTGAATGTTACTGGAGATACAGTAGTTGCTGGAGGCATGCTTGTTGGTGGCTATGCAAAATTTAACAATCCAATAACTGCACCTGGTTTAACTAACCCAACCGACCCAGTTGATATAATAACGCCATCCGTTCAAGTTCCCGGAACAGGAACGACACCAGGGAGTATAGCAGTTAATGGGGGCACAGTACCTGCAGGAGGTGGTATTGGACTTGGTGGTGGTGCTGGAATTGGAATTGCTGGCGGTGGGGGTTTGGGCATAGCAGGCGGCGCCGGGATTGGTCTTGGTGGTGGCGCTGGTCTGAGCATAGGTGGTGGAGGTGGTATCGGCATCGGAGGTGGCGGCGGACTTTCTATCAATGGTCCGGGTGGAATCACCGTACAAAATGGAGACTTACTGCTTGAAAATGGAAATGCTAATGTTGGTAACAATCTCAATGTTACCGGAACAGCAAACTTTGCCTGTGACGTTTATGTTGGCTGTAATCTTTATATGAACTCATCCAACGGACTCGGAACCATTGGTTATCTTTATAAAAATTTTACCACACCCTTTTTACATGACACTGGATTTGGGAACAATAACTTATTTTTGGGTCAAGACGCTGGAGCTATTGTTGGTAATGTAAGTGTCGACAATATTGGAATTGGCACTTCAAGCTTAAACCAAAATATTGCCGGTTTTGATAATACTGGCATTGGTGTTAACAGTTTAAAAAATACCACAACAAATAGTTCCAACGTCGCCGTCGGTAATAATAGTCTATCAAATCTTACAAACGGGGACAGAAACCTTGCTTTTGGTGAAGGCGCAGGTGAAAATCTTGTGACCGGATCATGGAACATTTTTGTTGGTAATGTGGGTAATGCAACTGACGATGGATTCATAAGAATCGGCAATATAAATAACACAAAAAATTTTCAATCTGGTATTTTAGGATCAACAGGAGCATTAACAAATACTGCACTCGTATCAATTGACAGCAATTGGCAGTTGGGCACCGGAATCATTTACAATGATATTAACCTTGCAAATACCAGTGCAACATCTGGAGCATTATTAAAAGAAGGTATGTTGTTTTTACATAACTATGGAACTGAAAATACTTTTTTAGGGCAAGATGCGGGTAACCGATCACTTATTGGCGACTTTAATACTGCAGTTGGCTCATCAAGTTTACAATCATTAACTAACGGCTCTTCAAATATTGCGGTTGGGAGTTTCTCATTACAAAGTAATACTTCTGGAAATAGTAATATTGCAGTTGGACAAGCCGCATTGCAAAACAATACTTCTGGCTCAAATAATATTGCAATCGGCTACGATGCAGGAGTTTCCATTACAAGTGAGATCTACAACTTATTAATTGGATCAAAAGGTACTGCTGGTGATCTGTATACCATTCGCATTGGTGATCCGGTAGTTCATGCTCGCAATTTTCAAGCAGGCATTCGTGATGTATCTGCATTAAACACCGATACTACGCTTGTTTCAATCGATAGTAACGGACAACTTGGAACGGGAATCATTTTCAATAATATTAACCTAGCAAATACAACATCAACTTCTGGAGCACTATTAAAAAACGGAACACTGTGGCTGCATAATTATGGAAACTGCAACACTTTCTTGGGGCTTGCTGCTGGAAATTTGACGCTAACAGGAACTGATAATACAGGTATCGGGTGTGAAAGCCTACAAAGCCTCACAACCGCAGATTTTAATACTGCACTAGGGGCTTTTTCATTGCAAAACGCTACTTCAGGCGAAGCAAATACAGCAGTTGGTAGTTTTGCTTTGCAGAATATGACAACCGGCAATGATAATGTCAGTGTTGGATATGCCGCTTTGAGCAATGTAACTTCAGGGTCTGAAAATATTGCCATTGGACGAGAGGCAGGACTATCCATTACGAATGGTATTAACAATATACTAATTGGATCAAAGGGTAATATAGGTGATCTGTATACTATTCGAATAGGCGAACCAATAGTGCATGCACGCAACTTTCAAGCAGGAATTCGTGGCGTGTTTCCATTAAATCCTGATACCTCTGTAGTCTCAATTGACAGCGATGGACAACTTGGAACCGGAATTATTTTCAATGATATTAATCTTACAAACACTACTGACACAAAAGGGGCAATATTAAAAAATGGAACATTATGGCTACACAACTATGGAAATTGTAACACTTTCTTGGGACTTGCTGCTGGAAATTTGACACTAACTGGAACTGATAATACAGGTATCGGGTGCGAAAGCCTACAAAGCCTCACAACCGCAGATTTCAATACTGCGCTTGGAGCTTTTTCATTGCAAAACACTACTTCAGGCGAAGCAAATACAGCAGTTGGTAGTTTTGCCTTGCAAAATGTAAAAACAGGTAATGATAATGTCAGCGTTGGATACGCCGCTTTGAGCTCTCTCATTTCAGGTTCTGAAAATATTGCTATAGGACGCGAAGCATTACTCAATGCAACAGGTGGAGCAACTGCTAATATGGCAATCGGCTATCAAGCATTAAGCAATACCACGACTGACAGTTTTAACCTAAGCATTGGAAATAACAGTCTATCAAATCTTGTAACGGGAAGTTCAAATATTGTTTTAGGAAATAGTGCAGGAACTTCTTTAATTACCGGATCACAAAACATATTAATAGCAAATGCAGGCATTCCAACAGAATCAAATACAATACGCATCGGTACTTTAGCAAATCAAACGAAAAACTTTCAAGCCGGTATTCGTGGTTCAGCCGGTGCTTTAACAAATACGGCAGCCGTTTCAATTGATAGCAATGGTCAACTTGGCACAGGAATCATCTATAATGATATTAACCTTGCAAACACGGCCTCAACATCCGGCGCTATATTAAAAAATGGTAGTTTGTTTCTCCATGATACAGGGCCCGCAAATACATTTCTTGGTCAAAATGCGGGGAATCGTGCTGTTTCTGGTGCGATGAACACTGCAATAGGCGGTGAGAGTGGAAAATCATTAACTACAGGAAGTGCGAATACTTTTGCTGGTTACCTTGCTGGTGTAAATGTAACAGTTGGAAACGAAAATTGTGTGATGGGTGAAGCATCATTATTTTCTGCTACAACTGCAAGTCAAAACACTGTTATTGGTACTAGTGCTGGGATCTCGTTATCAACTGGTTTAAATAATATTTTAATAGGATACAATGCAGGTAGTAATATAACAACTGGTTCAAACAATATTTACATGGGCATTGTTGGTGGTGTCGCTGCTGAATCGAATACCATTCGGATTGGCACACTTGCAACTCAAACCAAAAACTTACAAGCAGGAATTCGTGGTGCAACAGGCGCCTTAACAAATACTAAGGTTGTTTCAATTGACAGCAATGGACAGCTTTCGGATGGCATCATTTATAATGATATTAACCTAGCAAATACAACATCTGCGTCTGGGGCAATACTAAAGAATGGTACACTATGGCTTCATGAGTTTGGATTAGATAATACATTTTTAGGTGCAAATGCCGGTAATCGAACCATTACTGGTGACCGTAATACAGGCCTCGGTGCTCTAAGCGGTACTACTTTGACTTCGGGGTCGGCAAACACGTTAATTGGAAGTAAAGCAGGTCAGGATCTAACCAGTGGAACACAAAATGTTGCACTAGGTGTATCAGCATTGCGTTCTAATACAAATGGGAATGACAATATAGCTATTGGCTATCAAAGTAGTTATTCGTTAGATGGAGCAAATAAAAACACTATTATTGGTAACCTTGCTGGATTTAATCTTTCTACTGGCTCAAACAATACGGCAGTTGGGTATAATGCAGGGAACGCACTTTCTACTGGCTCAAACAATACGGCAGTTGGGTATAATGCAGGGAACGCACTTTCAACCGGTTCAAGCAATAGTATCTTTGGACAGCAGGCCGGCAGCAACCTTACTACAGGAACTTCAAATACTATCCTTGGTGTCAGTGCCGGATCCGCTCTTGTCTCAGGATCAAACGACATCTTAATTGGAAATGTTGGAGTAGCGGCAGAATCAAATACAATTAGAATTGGAAACACGTCTCACACGGGAGGCAATTTCCAAGCTGGTATCTACAACAAAACAGCAACTAATACTAATACAGCCGCAGTCTCAATCGATAGCAATGGACAGCTCGGTACTGGCATAATTTACAATGATATTAACGTTGCAAATACAACTTCAACTTCTGGAGCACTATTAAAAAATGGTACGTTATGGTTACATAATACCGGTACAAATAATCTGTTTTTGGGTTTAAGTTCTGGCAATCGAACCACTACGGGCAACCAAAATGTCGCCCTTGGTAACTCAACCTTGACAAATCTCACCACCGGCACCAATAATACTATCATAGGCCATGTCGCTGGAATTTCACTTACTTCTGGCACCTTCAATTCTGCAATAGGAGCAGGAGCGTTGCAAGGCGCTACGACCGGCACTGCCAACACAACCATGGGCTATCAAGCTGGTGGTGCCATCTCATCAGGAAGCAATAATACCTCCATTGGATATCAATCTGGCCTACACGCAACTATTGGAACAGGAAATGCATTATTCGGCAGTCAAGCTGGTACCGCAATTACCATTGGTTCAAGCAATACACTTTTGGGAAATCTTGCCGGGTCAGGAATTACTACAGGTTCAGCAAATACAATAATCGGCGGCAATGCTGGAACTGGTATAACAACAGGGGGCAACAACATCATAATAGGATTTGCTGCAGGTAATGCTGGAAACTTAGCAAACGTAACTAATACAATCTGTATTGGATATAACGGATCCAATGCAACAGGCAATGATATTTTTCTTGGTGACCCGGCCACACACCAGAGTACTATATTACAAGGAGGTGATGTTGAAATTACAAATGGCGACCTTACAGTTGGTAATGGTACTTATCTGAATGGAAATGTATACAGCACAGGAATATTTAATAAACATCCAATCGTCCTAGATGCTTATAATGTATACGTGAGAGCAGGAGATAACAATGCACTCATTTCTGGAACTTCTCCATCATCAGAACGGTTCAAAGAAAATATCACTGATTTATCTGAAGAACATTTAAACCAGTTTAAAAAACTTAATCCTGTTGAATTTAATTATAAAGAGGACGAGAAGAAAAGAGTTCGTTTTGGATTTATTGCAGAAAAAGTTTTAGAGATAATGCCTTCTCTTGTACGTTACGATCCTGAGGGCAATGTCGAAGCACTTTGGTATGAGATTATGTATGCACTGCTTTTTAAATGGCTACAACAACATGAAAAAACAATACATGATCAACAAGCAGTTATTGAACAACAACAAACAACCATAGATGCCTTGAATATCTCACTTGAAACACTTGCATTACGCGTTGCTGCACTTGAAAAAATCTTAAATATCTCATAA